The proteins below are encoded in one region of Festucalex cinctus isolate MCC-2025b chromosome 2, RoL_Fcin_1.0, whole genome shotgun sequence:
- the tpk2 gene encoding thiamine pyrophosphokinase 2, translating into MANSVWSEKVLQLLHRMNNFYLPGSCRANCLRFEVDGIKVGWIVPHVASLLTRYGDVFQPPLGGALSLCDNLDSFDKRSEAVDVVLSKLRLDPSLRCLKGWRDERYNVMDKFSDPPVMWMERAATSLFGVKRYGVHVNGFTVRESGDVWMWLARRSPTKQTYPGLLDNMAAGGLAAGVSIKRTLVKECQEEACIPQALAQTARPVSTVSYSYEDGEGVFSESQFVFDLELPPAFKPTVGDGEVQEFYLLPIEKVKELLATDDFKPNCAMVVLDFLMRHSFIEPDGEPFYQEFVSGLHQAL; encoded by the exons ATGGCTAATTCTGTCTGGTCAGAGAAAGTACTCCAGCTCCTCCATCGAATGAATAACTTTTATTTGCCAG GCTCTTGTCGTGCCAATTGTCTTCGTTTTGAGGTTGATGGAATCAAAGTTGGTTGGATTGTGCCGCACGTTGCCTCGCTGTTGACGCGCTACGGAGATGTCTTTCAACCGCCACTTGGGGGCGCACTGTCACTGTGCGATAACCTGGACTCTTTCGATAAGCGGTCCGAGGCAGTGGACGTTGTTCTGTCAAAACTTCGACTTGATCCTTCATTGCGCTGCCTCAAAGGTTGGCGAGATGAG AGGTACAACGTCATGGACAAATTCTCAGACCCTCCGGTGATGTGGATGGAAAGAGCAGCCACCA GCCTTTTTGGAGTGAAGCGTTATGGAGTCCACGTCAACGGTTTCACGGTTCGTGAAAGCGGGGACGTCTGGATGTGGCTCGCGCGACGCTCGCCCACCAAGCAGACCTACCCGGGACTACTTGACAACATG GCTGCAGGCGGTCTGGCTGCTGGCGTGAGCATCAAGCGCACGCTCGTGAAAGAATGTCAGGAAGAGGCATGCATCCCACAAGCGCTTGCACAAACGGCCCGTCCTGTCTCCACAGTGAG CTACAGCTACGAAGACGGAGAGGGGGTGTTTTCCGAGAGTCAGTTTGTCTTTGATTTGGAACTTCCTCCTGCCTTCAAGCCCACCGTAGGAGATGGAGAAGTCCAGGAATTCTATCTCCTGCCCATAGAGAAG GTGAAGGAACTATTGGCCACTGACGATTTTAAACCCAACTGCGCTATGGTGGTCTTGGACTTTCTCATGAGACATTCTTTTATTGAGCCTGACGGCG AACCCTTTTACCAGGAGTTTGTGTCCGGGCTCCATCAAGCATTATAG
- the gmeb2 gene encoding glucocorticoid modulatory element-binding protein 2 isoform X2, with amino-acid sequence MASAEVKTQEMSEVVILAVSEEEVGGLSVAEEDKTVLVATQISHQTGEQVLTVTQVETDVKLTEEVDVEADVFYPITCGEATATLVWKKFVCPGINVKCVQFNDQLISPKEFVCLAGKSTLKDWKRAIRLNGTMLRKIMDSGELEFYHHAKVCSNTCRSTKIDLLGTKLAASSDQSADPAAATSSTAHLNGDSRPEGSEGPSEGATTVGEDAVSFWRALKDAGLLEEVIEDFQKELQEVLKGLHERVCEPSLQVKDAALLDSIVHNFGMLDLVKKVLSSHKSQMDQYREQYTSNLAALEQQCDEHRKRAKELKSKSQHLNNVLMNLAPPPAAPAAKRSRLSRAVSSPRPISPAPAPAQLALPLGQLSAVPLGKLLTVAGAPAATNLGAYTLLTSPLAGSELAADASGLTVLSAVAGQEGPSSEGGAVVSPTFVKMVAPQFQLVTLQGLAAAHNASIAVVDAAADIFLPAGENEEGQCTEVRGDDMQQLVEQQ; translated from the exons ATGGCCTCAGCTGAGGTGAAAACGCAAGAAATGAGTGAGGTCGTGATTTTGGCAGTGTCCGAGGAAGAGGTTGGGGGCCTCTCGGTGGCAGAGGAGGATAAAACAGTCCTGGTGGCCACACAGATCAGCCATCAGACAGG AGAGCAGGTCCTCACTGTCACTCAAGTGGAAACCGATG TGAAGCTAACAGAAGAAGTGGATGTGGAGGCTGATGTGTTCTACCCGATCACGTGTGGAGAGGCCACAGCCACACTGGTGTGGAAGAAGTTTGTTTGCCCTGGGATTAATGTCAAATGTGTCCAG tttaatgatcagctcatcagcccGAAGGAATTTGTCTGCCTCGCAGGCAAGTCCACACTGAAGGATTGGAAAAGAGCCATCAGACTCAATGGCACCATGCTCAG GAAGATCATGGACTCGGGCGAGCTGGAGTTCTACCATCACGCCAAAGTCTGCTCCAACACCTGCCGCAGCACCAAGATCGACCTGTTGGGAACCAAATTGGCCGCCAGCTCGGACCAGTCCGCCGACCCGGCTGCTGCCACCTCATCCACTGCTCACT TGAATGGAGACTCCCGGCCAGAGGGGTCAGAGGGCCCTTCAGAGGGGGCCACAACCGTTGGAG AGGATGCCGTGTCATTCTGGCGTGCGCTCAAGGACGCTGGGCTGCTGGAGGAGGTGATTGAGGACTTCCAGAAGGAACTCCAAGAGGTGCTCAAGGGGCTGCACGAAAGAGTGTGTGAACCGTCACTGCAGGTCAAAG ATGCCGCTTTACTCGACAGCATCGTGCACAACTTTGGGATGCTGGATCTGGTGAAGAAGGTTCTGAGCAGTCATAAGAGCCAGATGGACCAGTACAGAGAGCAGTACACCAGCAACCTCGCTG CTCTGGAGCAGCAATGTGACGAGCACCGGAAGCGAGCCAAGGAGCTGAAGAGCAAATCGCAGCACCTCAACAACGTCCTGATGAACCTCGCCCCCCCGCCCGCCGCGCCAGCCGCCAAGCGCTCCCGGCTGAGCCGCGCCGTCTCCAGCCCGAGGCCCATCAGCCCGGCGCCGGCGCCGGCGCAGCTCGCGCTGCCTCTCGGCCAGCTGAGCGCCGTGCCGCTCGGCAAGCTGCTGACGGTGGCGGGCGCGCCGGCGGCAACCAACCTGGGCGCCTACACTCTGCTGACCTCGCCGCTCGCCGGCTCGGAGCTGGCGGCCGACGCGTCGGGCCTGACGGTGCTGTCGGCCGTGGCGGGTCAAGAGGGGCCGTCCTCGGAGGGCGGCGCCGTGGTCTCGCCGACCTTTGTCAAAATGGTCGCTCCTCAGTTCCAGCTGGTGACGCTGCAGGGGCTGGCCGCCGCGCACAACGCCAGCATCGCTGTGGTGGACGCGGCGGCGGACATTTTCCTCCCAGCTGGCGAGAACGAAGAAGGTCAGTGCACGGAGGTGAGAGGCGATGACATGCAGCAGCTGGTGGAGCAGCAATGA
- the gmeb2 gene encoding glucocorticoid modulatory element-binding protein 2 isoform X1, with amino-acid sequence MASAEVKTQEMSEVVILAVSEEEVGGLSVAEEDKTVLVATQISHQTGEQVLTVTQVETDGTSKMDSFSNEEAVIVKLTEEVDVEADVFYPITCGEATATLVWKKFVCPGINVKCVQFNDQLISPKEFVCLAGKSTLKDWKRAIRLNGTMLRKIMDSGELEFYHHAKVCSNTCRSTKIDLLGTKLAASSDQSADPAAATSSTAHLNGDSRPEGSEGPSEGATTVGEDAVSFWRALKDAGLLEEVIEDFQKELQEVLKGLHERVCEPSLQVKDAALLDSIVHNFGMLDLVKKVLSSHKSQMDQYREQYTSNLAALEQQCDEHRKRAKELKSKSQHLNNVLMNLAPPPAAPAAKRSRLSRAVSSPRPISPAPAPAQLALPLGQLSAVPLGKLLTVAGAPAATNLGAYTLLTSPLAGSELAADASGLTVLSAVAGQEGPSSEGGAVVSPTFVKMVAPQFQLVTLQGLAAAHNASIAVVDAAADIFLPAGENEEGQCTEVRGDDMQQLVEQQ; translated from the exons ATGGCCTCAGCTGAGGTGAAAACGCAAGAAATGAGTGAGGTCGTGATTTTGGCAGTGTCCGAGGAAGAGGTTGGGGGCCTCTCGGTGGCAGAGGAGGATAAAACAGTCCTGGTGGCCACACAGATCAGCCATCAGACAGG AGAGCAGGTCCTCACTGTCACTCAAGTGGAAACCGATGGTACGAGTAAAATGGATTCCTTCTCCAATGAAGAAGCAGTCATTG TGAAGCTAACAGAAGAAGTGGATGTGGAGGCTGATGTGTTCTACCCGATCACGTGTGGAGAGGCCACAGCCACACTGGTGTGGAAGAAGTTTGTTTGCCCTGGGATTAATGTCAAATGTGTCCAG tttaatgatcagctcatcagcccGAAGGAATTTGTCTGCCTCGCAGGCAAGTCCACACTGAAGGATTGGAAAAGAGCCATCAGACTCAATGGCACCATGCTCAG GAAGATCATGGACTCGGGCGAGCTGGAGTTCTACCATCACGCCAAAGTCTGCTCCAACACCTGCCGCAGCACCAAGATCGACCTGTTGGGAACCAAATTGGCCGCCAGCTCGGACCAGTCCGCCGACCCGGCTGCTGCCACCTCATCCACTGCTCACT TGAATGGAGACTCCCGGCCAGAGGGGTCAGAGGGCCCTTCAGAGGGGGCCACAACCGTTGGAG AGGATGCCGTGTCATTCTGGCGTGCGCTCAAGGACGCTGGGCTGCTGGAGGAGGTGATTGAGGACTTCCAGAAGGAACTCCAAGAGGTGCTCAAGGGGCTGCACGAAAGAGTGTGTGAACCGTCACTGCAGGTCAAAG ATGCCGCTTTACTCGACAGCATCGTGCACAACTTTGGGATGCTGGATCTGGTGAAGAAGGTTCTGAGCAGTCATAAGAGCCAGATGGACCAGTACAGAGAGCAGTACACCAGCAACCTCGCTG CTCTGGAGCAGCAATGTGACGAGCACCGGAAGCGAGCCAAGGAGCTGAAGAGCAAATCGCAGCACCTCAACAACGTCCTGATGAACCTCGCCCCCCCGCCCGCCGCGCCAGCCGCCAAGCGCTCCCGGCTGAGCCGCGCCGTCTCCAGCCCGAGGCCCATCAGCCCGGCGCCGGCGCCGGCGCAGCTCGCGCTGCCTCTCGGCCAGCTGAGCGCCGTGCCGCTCGGCAAGCTGCTGACGGTGGCGGGCGCGCCGGCGGCAACCAACCTGGGCGCCTACACTCTGCTGACCTCGCCGCTCGCCGGCTCGGAGCTGGCGGCCGACGCGTCGGGCCTGACGGTGCTGTCGGCCGTGGCGGGTCAAGAGGGGCCGTCCTCGGAGGGCGGCGCCGTGGTCTCGCCGACCTTTGTCAAAATGGTCGCTCCTCAGTTCCAGCTGGTGACGCTGCAGGGGCTGGCCGCCGCGCACAACGCCAGCATCGCTGTGGTGGACGCGGCGGCGGACATTTTCCTCCCAGCTGGCGAGAACGAAGAAGGTCAGTGCACGGAGGTGAGAGGCGATGACATGCAGCAGCTGGTGGAGCAGCAATGA
- the pdyn gene encoding proenkephalin-B, which produces MKCYVVVLMLMLMLSLPHSVHAHCSSQCHKCLQRILKPNSADSSLWCGVLCQDEVALCEHAAGLEDVKGEGEKAQADKEEEEEEDGGSKQADALVLKRLEDPSTEELLSSPWWDKHVAEKVADLLKKTTGGREEEEEEDDDDDSREENTNAPRGADHVKRYGGFLRKFGAKSKRSELEEPEELQKRYGGFMRRIRPRLNNIKWDKRYGGFLRRHFKMATRSAEEPFSSYDR; this is translated from the exons ATGAAGTGCTATGTCGTGGTTCTGATGCTGATGCTGATGCTGAGCTTGCCCCACTCCGTGCACGCGCATTGTTCTTCGCAGTGTCACAAATGCTTGCAGCGCATCCTCAAGCCCAACAGCGCCGACAGCAGCTTG TGGTGCGGGGTGTTGTGTCAGGATGAAGTGGCGCTGTGCGAGCACGCTGCGGGGCTTGAGGACGTGAAAGGCGAAGGCGAGAAGGCGCAAGCGgataaagaggaggaggaggaggaggacggggGCAGCAAACAAGCCGACGCGCTGGTCCTCAAGAGGCTGGAGGACCCCAGCACCGAGGAGCTGCTGTCCTCCCCTTGGTGGGACAAGCACGTCGCGGAGAAAGTGGCGGACTTGTTGAAGAAGACGACCGGGGggagggaagaagaagaagaagaagacgacgacgacgacagccGGGAGGAAAACACAAACGCGCCTCGCGGCGCCGATCACGTTAAACGTTACGGCGGCTTTTTACGCAAGTTCGGAGCCAAATCCAAGAGAAGCGAGTTGGAGGAGCCCGAGGAGCTTCAGAAGCGCTACGGGGGCTTCATGAGGCGAATCCGACCCAGACTGAACAACATCAAGTGGGACAAGCGCTACGGGGGCTTCCTGCGTCGTCACTTCAAGATGGCGACGCGCTCCGCCGAGGAGCCTTTCTCGTCCTACGACAGATGA
- the stk35 gene encoding serine/threonine-protein kinase 35: MDVRDGKKKRKVSGGVVRRRNVAGKPKREAAKVLRSLTVEDNSNYPERMEEEDDDDGDGGGDGDDDCFSISFLRTGRAEPAVLVPLSLPPRYTLIREVGRGSYGVVYEAVARKSGARLAVKRLQCDAPENVELALAEFWALTSLENRHQNVVQLEECVLQRNGLAQKMSHGNKRSKQYLRLVETSLKGERIVGHPSEPCYLWFVMEFCEGGDLNQYILSRRPDPQTNKSFMRQLTSAVAFLHRNNIVHRDLKPDNILITQKSGAPVLKVADFGLSKVCAGVNAKNGEESPAEGGGGSGNRNSIVNLNKLWLSSACGSDFYMAPEVWEGHYTAKADIFALGIIIWAMIERITFIDGQSKRELLGTYVRQGSDIVPVGEALLENPKMVLHIPQKARSSMSEGVKKLLREMLAFNPQERPDACQLEALTARLTCAA, translated from the exons ATGGATGTTCGCGACGGGAAAAAGAAGAGAAAGGTAAGCGGCGGAGTGGTTCGCAGGCGGAATGTGGCCGGGAAGCCGAAGCGAGAGGCGGCTAAAGTCCTCCGCTCCCTCACGGTGGAAGACAATAGCAACTACCCGGAGCGCATGGAggaagaggacgacgacgacggcgacggcggcggcgacggcgaCGACGACTGCTTCTCCATTAGCTTCCTCCGGACAGGTCGGGCAGAGCCTGCCGTGCTGGTGCCGCTGTCGCTGCCCCCCCGATACACCCTGATCCGGGAAGTGGGCCGGGGGAGCTACGGCGTGGTGTACGAGGCCGTAGCCCGGAAAAGCGGAGCCAGGTTGGCCGTGAAAAGGCTCCAGTGCGACGCCCCGGAGAACGTCGAGTTGGCTTTGGCCGAGTTCTGGGCACTGACCAGCCTGGAGAACCGACACCAGAACGTGGTCCAACTGGAGGAGTGCGTCCTGCAAAGGAACGGCCTGGCCCAGAAGATGAGCCACGGCAACAAGAGGTCCAAACAATACCTGAGGCTGGTGGAGACCTCACTGAAAG GCGAACGCATTGTAGGTCACCCATCGGAACCGTGCTACCTCTGGTTTGTCATGGAGTTCTGCGAAGGCGGCGACCTCAATCAGTACATTTTGTCCCGTCGACCCGACCCCCAGACCAACAAGAGTTTCATGCGCCAGCTGACGAGCGCTGTGGCTTTCCTGCACAGGAACAACATCGTTCACAGGGATCTGAAGCCAGACAACATTCTAATCACGCAGAAATCCGGAGCGCCGGTTCTTAAAGTTGCCGACTTCGGCTTGAGTAAAGTTTGCGCCGGCGTGAACGCAAAGAACGGCGAGGAGTCGCCCGCAGAGGGCGGCGGCGGGAGCGGCAACCGGAACAGCATCGTCAACCTTAACAAGCTGTGGTTGTCCTCTGCTTGCGGCTCGGACTTCTACATGGCCCCGGAGGTGTGGGAGGGCCACTACACGGCCAAGGCGGACATCTTTGCCTTAGGCATCATCATCTGGGCAATGATTGAGCGCATCACGTTCATCGACGGCCAGTCCAAACGGGAGCTGCTGGGCACGTACGTGCGACAGGGCTCGGACATCGTGCCGGTCGGCGAGGCCTTGTTGGAGAACCCCAAGATGGTCCTTCACATCCCTCAGAAGGCCAGGAGCTCCATGTCGGAAGGGGTGAAGAAACTCCTCCGGGAAATGCTGGCGTTCAACCCTCAGGAGCGACCCGACGCCTGTCAGCTGGAGGCGCTGACGGCCCGGCTCACGTGTGCCGCGTGA